The proteins below come from a single Burkholderia sp. PAMC 26561 genomic window:
- a CDS encoding zinc ribbon domain-containing protein has protein sequence MSLLSFRAPVLYAACHHCGNALTHGEPECPHCGTNQSRALRTVGAPNSVDYGNNVVLMPGRMLVPYPSVPDELDTAMNIARERKRVLKRVAFYLASAGMLAMALGLAYAPALRSPVVQRLAALPEPATRKAVVAPIVPVAPEDNADVAAAASATVLAAASAPAVQAVTPAPQAVVSTVAQATVAPPQVAPAIVPSKPASQPVAPVVVKQAAVDKPATVTQPTVIAPKPVAPPVVAIASPEPTLDTSPSVSAMAISALAVAEAQAHAFNDTVSDTYSKLLALAETTIHPAPAPVSVPEETTLASKPETVVAPSPAALQSKSAAVAKAVVPAPVVTANTTTITPTVSQAPAKTPAVIAAAAPVRPAPPVPNPTATADVPIASHAPEPSALTENGLPRMSTAPISPAMTAERPPAGSPGETLYIARLALLTNDLSAARKNLAEVPSSMANDVEAKRIREELTQRESARDTAMQHARACDAASSWRCARRYAKEATTIDASYPDSRVLLKRVNFKAAQAKKAADAAAALQAAENAAHPPVHTAPIREAVAVSAAPRVVTPSAALQNTYIAPSSQSSGNSAPHLFASPPVRATHESHVIHDARETRPIVETREPIVVAAPAKSPEPAEPESRVFGGGVPIRPPGRGDAH, from the coding sequence ATGAGCCTGTTATCTTTTCGCGCGCCAGTCCTGTATGCGGCCTGCCATCATTGCGGCAATGCGCTGACCCACGGCGAACCTGAATGCCCGCATTGCGGCACGAACCAGTCACGCGCACTGCGTACAGTGGGTGCGCCCAATTCGGTCGACTACGGCAACAACGTCGTGCTGATGCCCGGCCGCATGCTCGTTCCCTACCCGAGCGTCCCCGACGAACTCGATACCGCGATGAACATCGCGCGTGAAAGAAAACGCGTGTTGAAGCGCGTCGCGTTCTATCTGGCAAGCGCCGGGATGCTTGCGATGGCGCTGGGGCTGGCCTATGCACCGGCGCTGAGATCGCCCGTTGTGCAGCGGCTCGCGGCGTTGCCCGAGCCCGCGACACGCAAGGCGGTGGTCGCCCCGATCGTGCCTGTTGCGCCTGAGGACAATGCGGACGTTGCCGCTGCGGCGAGCGCAACGGTGCTTGCGGCGGCGAGTGCGCCGGCCGTTCAAGCGGTCACGCCAGCGCCTCAAGCGGTTGTATCGACGGTTGCGCAAGCGACGGTCGCGCCGCCCCAGGTCGCGCCTGCGATCGTGCCGTCGAAGCCGGCAAGCCAGCCAGTTGCGCCTGTGGTTGTGAAGCAAGCCGCCGTGGACAAACCGGCGACCGTCACACAGCCTACGGTAATAGCACCCAAGCCCGTTGCGCCGCCTGTCGTTGCGATTGCATCGCCGGAGCCGACGCTCGATACAAGCCCCTCTGTCTCTGCAATGGCAATCAGCGCGCTGGCAGTGGCGGAAGCGCAGGCTCACGCGTTCAACGACACAGTCTCGGACACTTACAGCAAGCTGCTCGCATTGGCTGAAACAACGATCCATCCGGCGCCGGCACCGGTATCGGTGCCTGAGGAAACCACGTTGGCGAGCAAGCCTGAGACCGTCGTCGCGCCAAGCCCGGCGGCTCTTCAAAGCAAATCGGCAGCAGTTGCCAAGGCCGTCGTCCCTGCACCCGTGGTCACCGCAAACACCACCACAATCACGCCAACAGTCAGCCAGGCGCCAGCCAAAACACCTGCTGTGATCGCGGCCGCAGCACCGGTCCGTCCCGCGCCGCCCGTCCCCAACCCGACGGCTACTGCCGATGTCCCTATCGCGAGCCACGCGCCGGAACCCTCCGCGCTGACTGAGAACGGGCTGCCGCGCATGTCGACGGCGCCCATCTCGCCCGCCATGACCGCCGAACGTCCGCCTGCCGGCAGTCCCGGCGAGACGCTGTACATCGCGCGTCTGGCGCTGCTTACGAACGACCTGAGCGCCGCGCGCAAGAATCTTGCAGAAGTGCCTTCGTCAATGGCCAACGATGTCGAAGCAAAACGCATCCGCGAAGAACTCACGCAGCGTGAAAGCGCACGCGATACCGCCATGCAACACGCCCGCGCCTGCGACGCTGCGTCGTCATGGCGCTGCGCACGCCGTTACGCGAAGGAAGCGACAACGATCGACGCCAGCTATCCGGACTCGCGCGTCCTGCTCAAGCGTGTGAATTTCAAGGCAGCACAGGCGAAGAAAGCCGCCGATGCCGCCGCCGCGCTTCAGGCCGCGGAGAATGCAGCGCACCCGCCAGTGCATACGGCGCCGATCCGCGAGGCTGTTGCGGTGTCCGCGGCCCCGCGGGTTGTCACGCCGAGCGCAGCGCTACAGAACACCTATATCGCGCCGTCATCGCAGTCAAGCGGCAACAGCGCACCGCATCTGTTCGCATCGCCACCCGTGCGCGCAACTCACGAATCACACGTGATTCATGACGCACGCGAAACGCGCCCGATCGTCGAAACACGCGAACCCATCGTGGTAGCGGCGCCCGCGAAAAGTCCGGAGCCGGCGGAACCGGAGTCACGCGTGTTCGGCGGTGGCGTACCCATCCGCCCACCTGGCCGCGGCGATGCACATTGA